From a single Triplophysa rosa linkage group LG1, Trosa_1v2, whole genome shotgun sequence genomic region:
- the LOC130550206 gene encoding LOW QUALITY PROTEIN: uncharacterized protein LOC130550206 (The sequence of the model RefSeq protein was modified relative to this genomic sequence to represent the inferred CDS: substituted 1 base at 1 genomic stop codon), whose amino-acid sequence MAEFRKECDEYGCPPVLVQWQKVTYMLLAQTEPKDKKQRQKEIDKCWVALCDDCGWENAEEVRMPLAPKIREMEKKAHCKWHRHVEGKDKIKWYNSGKHGSEEENLKKKLRVWTRVALTTTALSSQKVQSGERIEEVNSSRVREKKEEKAGSIQTTPSAPPLQKHIPSIYPSLSHPPPYEPPKQQVVMTINGGEMDVEVGEMTCEIDRIRKEFDELKTAVNKGVEDTLVKARRVMEEVERTRHEQEESEKGDNENTEEDIIFAKPINTSTPNPQSGTNMLTGPIPVQFAGKMTLGEPIAHRLRSRKQPGHPDHEEEKEEREHYLNYDPSRQLQVPQMQAPLIHRPGGNSQYQPWSHSDMTAIASKLPPITSGGSRWLSKLTALSHGTDLALGDLRCLLGQILTASQMQNLELDANTTYVANEIPFTRISTVVSQTLRRLYPVPPTVYQNIKFRIKPGETGAAYYFRCAAEWEQMVEENSLNNPVTRDIFRAAVMTGAPNGVKQAMENNPDIPVASNEVWERHLVHHTDRAVERANKDEEELERVKTQLLKLQLEKAKSEGTTKKAKQMPQHTPNAPQPIDPYQGPPYSGSPFGGPTHHHPYSNPHYAQGPNRRQGPPWRGNGRGQPERGRGGFERDQCFECGEYGHWARNCPQKSAQSQGQSNGPPAGGWGPRRGGTGGRGRGPQTPHNPGQHFPSPSNLQVPVHPTWGPEGGAEECXRGPQRTTMRGMAEPLMEIVVSDQPLKALVDTGATYSTVTKGTIDNSDLTNRTVGVIGFSGEVEKWPMTKLLKVKIDKQILTHSFLYSCNAPIPLLGRDLLIKLGASILCSPEGVIVKFPDGSETNCSLAGHTTDSQWMLTSCGELEDADIYWVELDSSVAPNSVVSRYNEHRQWITNIDIFLPPIDPLHCTLFYDRDDTTQYQDLFQEIEDSKWVLRGSGLMIGKEGVVAPILLTEEQMKWYEMSDTAAPHVSVALHPKHEARELGNMTKRLLAANDWKPTETWGILYSETQKAYWVQDQTEDTGVLTHKQISRSHGREQTDADGAEKMIDTLPDNLWSQGPTDVGFCNIKPVSFKLTTTTPIWVPQYRNKPEAEEGVATTVSGLIEKGVITPYRSNWNTPIFPVPKPGTNKYRLVHDLRNINSVVVTPTMTVPNPYIALSILTPMHQWFTCIDLANAFFCIPIAEDCKACLAFTYRGCQYSYNRLPQGFILSPGIFNHVLKQQLQDCSLPENCVMIMYVDDLLLAATTEKACLEATRVVLLQLHKSGFKVSKDKLQVCRPCVTFLGRLITAQGSTLTGTQRQGILSHPKPTTVKDMLSFLGLTGFSRHYIPMYVSLTTPLRQLIKEHGMKNLKAELQWTQEAERTFIDLKTQLAHAVHLNCANYELPFFLDASESGSSAHGVLFQKDQGRRKVLMYASVLLDCVEQRQPLCSRFAAGLAKVVHKTSHIVMGHPLTILTTHSIMSFVNSASFTFSPLRQRRIAKILTSPNLTYTHEGINMADLMGDGQPHDCAPITERASKVREDLSAVPLTTPPPVMTLFTDGCCFRAEDGSLKAAYAVVEQVGSSLVTRDAGKLEGKQSAQRAEMIAVTRALYYAGETRVNIYSDSAYVVTAVHVELPLWQRCGFITSSGRPITHACEARDLLEALMIPTEVAVIKCPGHSKSDCPITDGNNAADLAAKTAAGYVATQQVVRSDRACSDLLPRFTREYLVKEQQKSAPEEQSVWLQHGGICSPDGLWQAPDGRPALPVSLTGSILTQAHGVSHVSDKQMMRALEHWWHPFLQSMVSGHVTSCCICQEHNVKPSIKPKKGCFPLTSGPGEEIVIDFTDMIARVHGKRYVLVIVDYFTGWPEAYPVGREDSTAVIKCLINQYIPHYGFPRRIRSDNGSHFKNEHLKVVEQALGLTHAYGAVYHAASQGKVERLNLTIKLKLAKICAQTKLNWLSALPIALMSIRSSVNRISGFTPFELLTGRQFPGPTTALREDSVQPLSHTVYFDKLTALIRTFSHQVTPVPAQPEELPSPVTTDWVRTRTFRRKWSEPRWSQPLCVTSRTSHCVQLQGKGGTWFHLTSCVACDPPSRSLADTGLDLRTQVQEREDTESDGKTDTEIATGQYQQLQIIHKTGDIFTSPHTEPLAHCVSADCAYGAGIAKQFKEKFGVEKVRCQHEKPGECAVTQEGDRTVFHLITKEQCTDLPTCDCFTEGLKGMRDWCVASRVGGVSVPRLGCGLDKLDFKKVQKILSEVFTDVDMQVAIYSL is encoded by the exons atggctgaatttcgGAAAGAATGTGATGAATATGGATGTCCACCAGTGTTGGTGCAGTGGCAAAAGGTTACATATATGCTTTTAGCACAGACAGAACCGAAAGATAAGaaacagagacagaaagaaatagacaaatgCTGGGTAGCGTTATGTGATGATTGTGGGTGGGAAAATGCAGAAGAAGTGAGAATGCCGCTAGCACCAAAAATTagagaaatggagaaaaaaGCACATTGTAAGTGGCACAGACACGTAGAAGGAAAGGATAAGATAAAATGGTATAACTCAGGGAAGCATGGTAGTGAAGAAGAAAATCTAAAGAAGAAACTTAGAGTGTGGACTAGAGTAGCGTTAACAACCACAGCACTCAGCTCGCAGAAAGTGCAGAGTGGAGAGAGAATAGAGGAAGTGAACAGCTCAAGAGTCAGagagaaaaaggaagaaaagGCAGGAAGCATTCAGACTACCCCttctgctcctccccttcagaaaCACATACCTTCAATCTATCCGTCATTAAGCCATCCTCCACCATATGAGCCTCCCAAACAGCAGGTAGTGATGACAATTAATGGAGGAGAAATGGATGTTGAAGTAGGAGAAATGACTTGTGAAATAGACAGGATACGCAAGGAATTTGATGAATTAAAAACTGCAGTGAACAAGGGTGTGGAAGACACATTAGTAAAAGCACGACGAGTTATGGAAGAAGTAGAGAGAACAAGACATGAACAGGAAGAGTCTGAGAAGGGTGACAATGAGAATACTGAAGAAGAcattatatttgcaaaaccaataAATACATCCACCCCTAATCCACAATCAGGGACCAATATGCTAACAGGGCCAATACCAGTTCAATTTGCAGGGAAAATGACACTGGGTGAGCCAATAGCCCACAGGTTAAGGAGCAGGAAACAGCCAGGGCACCCAGACCATGAGGAAGAGAAGGAGGAAAGGGAACATTACCTAAACTATGACCCAAGTCGTCAACTACAGGTACCTCAAATGCAAGCACCATTAATTCACAGACCAGGAGGGAATTCACAGTACCAACCTTGGTCACATAGTGACATGACAGCGATAGCAAGTAAGTTGCCACCCATTACCTCAGGAGGCAGCAGATGGTTGAGTAAGCTGACAGCACTCAGCCATGGCACTGACTTGGCTTTGGGTGACTTGAGATGCCTGTTGGGTCAGATACTGACAGCCtcacaaatgcaaaatttagAGCTCGATGCAAATACTACATATGTTGCAAATGAGATACCATTTACCAGAATAAGCACTGTTGTAAGCCAAACTCTTCGTCGACTATATCCCGTGCCACCAACCGTGTACCAGAATATAAAATTCCGCATTAAGCCAGGTGAGACTGGAGCGGCTTATTATTTCCGTTGTGCTGCTGAGTGGGAACAAATGGTGgaggaaaacagtttaaacaacCCTGTGACACGAGACATATTTAGAGCAGCAGTAATGACAGGAGCTCCAAATGGAGTAAAACAAGCAATGGAGAATAACCCAGATATCCCAGTGGCAAGTAACGAGGTATGGGAAAGACATTTAGTGCATCACACAGACAGAGCAGTGGAAAGAGCCAATAAAGATGAAGAGGAACTAGAAAGAGTTAAAACCCAGTTGTTAAAATTGCAATTAGAAAAAGCCAAAAGTGAAGGGACAACCAAAAAGGCCAAGCAAATGCCACAACATACTCCCAATGCACCCCAACCCATAGACCCATATCAAGGACCCCCTTACAGTGGTTCTCCTTTTGGAGGACCGACACACCACCATCCATATAGCAACCCACATTATGCCCAAGGACCAAACCGTAGGCAGGGACCCCCCTGGAGAGGAAATGGACGAGGGCAGCCGGAAAGAGGGAGGGGAGGGTTTGAGAGGGACCAGTGTTTTGAGTGTGGTGAGTATGGACATTGGGCGAGAAATTGTCCACAAAAATCAGCACAGAGTCAAGGCCAGAGTAACGGTCCACCTGCGGGGGGATGGGGTCCCCGAAGAGGTGGTACCGGTGGTCGTGGCAGGGGACCACAGACCCCACACAACCCGGGGCAACACTTCCCGTCACCTTCCAACCTACAGGTGCCTGTGCACCCAACATGGGGCCCGGAGGGTGGGGCGGAGGAATGTTGAAGGGGCCCACAGAGAACCACCATGAGAGGAATGGCTGAACCTCTCATGGAAATAGTGGTAAGTGATCAACCACTAAAGGCTCTGGTGGATACCGGGGCCACATACTCTACTGTAACAAAGGGCACGATTGACAATAGCGATCTGACAAATCGCACAGTAGGAGTAATAGGGTTCTCTGGTGAGGTAGAAAAATGGCCTATGACAAAATTGCTGAAAGTAAAAATTGACAAACAGATATTGACACACTCATTCCTGTACTCTTGTAATGCTCCCATCCCCCTTTTAGGCAGAGATCTATTAATCAAATTAGGAGCCAGCATTTTATGTTCACCCGAGGGAGTGATAGTGAAATTTCCAGATGGTTCAGAAACAAATTGTTCCCTTGCAGGTCACACCACAGACAGTCAGTGGATGTTAACATCGTGTGGTGAGTTAGAAGATGCTGACATATATTGGGTTGAGCTAGATTCCAGTGTAGCCCCAAACAGCGTTGTATCTAGGTATAACGAACATCGCCAGTGGATCACAAACATAGACatttttctgccaccaatagACCCCTTACATTGCACATTGTTTTATGACAGGGATGACACCACACAATACCAAGATCTGTTCCAGGAAATAGAGGACAGTAAATGGGTGTTAAGGGGATCCGGACTCATGATAGGAAAAGAGGGAGTAGTGGCACCAATTTTACTGACAGAAGAGCAGATGAAATGGTATGAAATGTCTGATACAGCTGCACCACACGTCTCTGTAGCATTACATCCGAAACATGAAGCTAGGGAGCTAGGCAACATGACTAAGAGGCTGTTGGCAGCTAATGATTGGAAACCCACAGAAACTTGGGGTATCCTGTATTCAGAGACACAAAAAGCATATTGGGTGCAAGACcaaacagaagacacaggggtgTTGACACATAAACAGATCTCTAGAAGCCAtggtagggagcagacagacgctGACGGAgcagaaaaaatgattgacacattGCCAGATAATCTATGGTCTCAAGGACCAACAGATGTAGGGTTTTGTAACATCAAACCTGTTAGCTTCAAATTGACCACCACCACACCTATTTGGGTCCCTCAGTACCGCAACAAACCAGAAGCAGAAGAAGGTGTAGCCACCACTGTTTCCGGACTGATTGAAAAGGGAGTGATAACCCCTTATAGGTCCAATTGGAACACACCAATTTTTCCAGTGCCTAAACCAGGCACCAATAAGTACAGGTTGGTGCATGATTTACGCAACATTAACTCTGTTGTGGTGACACCCACCATGACTGTACCAAACCCATATATTGCACTGTCTATATTGACCCCAATGCACCAATGGTTCACGTGTATTGATTTGGCTAATGCTTTCTTCTGTATTCCAATCGCAGAGGATTGCAAAGCATGTTTGGCTTTTACATACAGGGGATGCCAGTATTCTTACAACAGACTACCACAAGGGTTTATTTTGTCACCAGgaatttttaatcatgttttaaaacaacagctaCAGGACTGTAGCTTACCTGAGAACTGTGTCATGATCATGTATGTTGACGACCTACTCTTGGCAGCCACAACTGAAAAGGCGTGCTTGGAGGCTACCAGAGTTGTGTTGCTTCAGTTGCACAAGTCTGGTTTCAAGGTAAGCAAGGACAAACTGCAGGTGTGCAGaccttgtgttacatttttaggtcGACTGATCACGGCACAGGGATCAACTTTGACAGGGACACAAAGACAGGGTATACTCAGCCATCCTAAGCCAACCACAGTGAAagacatgttgtcatttttaggcCTCACAGGATTCAGTAGGCACTATATCCCTATGTATGTTTCACTGACTACACCACTCAGGCAGTTGATTAAAGAGCATggcatgaaaaatctgaaagcagAACTTCAGTGGACACAAGAGGCTGAACGGACGTTCATTGACCTCAAGACACAGCTAGCTCATGCTGTGCACCTGAACTGTGCCAACTATGAGTTACCTTTCTTCCTGGATGCCTCAGAATCTGGCTCCAGCGCACATGGTGTCCTGTTTCAGAAAGACCAAGGCAGGAGAAAAGTGTTGATGTATGCGAGTGTGTTGTTAGACTGTGTAGAACAAAGACAACCACTTTGCTCTCGATTTGCAGCTGGTTTAGCTAAAGTTGTGcacaaaacatcacacattGTAATGGGCCACCCATTGACAATACTCACCACACACTCTATCATGTCATTCGTAAATTCAGCATCATTCACGTTTTCACCACTGAGACAGAGAAGAATAGCTAAGATTTTGACCAGCCCCaatctcacatacacacatgagGGCATTAATATGGCTGATCTGATGGGAGATGGACAGCCGCATGATTGTGCACCCATCACCGAGAGAGCATCCAAAGTAAGAGAAGATCTGTCTGCGGTGCCATTGACAACCCCACCACCAGTTATGACATTGTTCACAGATGgttgttgtttcagagcagaGGATGGGAGCCTGAAGGCAGCCTATGCAGTAGTTGAACAGGTGGGAAGCTCATTAGTGACAAGAGATGCAGGGAAGttagaaggaaaacagtcagcacagagagcagagatgaTAGCAGTGACAAGAGCCCTGTACTACGCTGGTGAGACCCGTGTGAACATATATTCCGATTCAGCATATGTTGTAACAGCTGTCCACGTGGAATTGCCCTTATGGCAGAGGTGTGGTTTTATCACATCCTCAGGTCGACCAATCACGCATGCATGCGAAGCCAGAGACCTTTTAGAGGCTCTGATGATACCCACAGAAGTGGCAGTAATTAAGTGTCCAGGTCACTCCAAAAGTGACTGTCCTATCACTGATGGTAACAATGCAGCCGATCTAGCTGCCAAAACTGCAGCTGGCTATGTTGCAACTCAGCAGGTGGTGAGATCAGATAGAGCCTGTAGTGATCTTTTGCCTCGTTTCACTCGAGAATATTTGgtcaaagaacaacagaaatctGCCCCAGAAGAACAATCAGTCTGGTTGCAGCATGGAGGTATATGCTCGCCAGATGGTCTATGGCAAGCGCCAGACGGACGTCCGGCAttgcctgtctctctgaccGGTTCAATCTTGACTCAAGCTCATGGGGTAAGCCATGTGAGTGACAAGCAAATGATGAGAGCTCTCGAACATTGGTGGCATCCGTTTTTGCAGTCCATGgtgtcaggtcatgtgacaagttgttgtatctgtcaggaacacaatgtaaaacctAGCATCAAACCCAAAAAAGGTTGTTTCCCTTTGACATCTGGTCCAGGGGAAGAAATTGTGATTGACTTCACAGATATGATTGCACGGGTACATGGCAAAcgctatgttttggtgattgttgattatttcactggttggCCAGAAGCATATCCTGTCGGCCGAGAGGACAGTACGGCTGTGATCAAGTGTTTAATCAATCAATACATACCACACTATGGTTTTCCGCGCCGTATCAGATCAGATAACGGtagccattttaaaaatgaacatctcAAAGTGGTTGAACAGGCTTTGGGCCTAACACATGCATATGGTGCGGTTTATCATGCGGCCAGCCAAGGTAAGGTTGAACGCCTTAACCTGACGATTAAACTaaaattggctaaaatctgtgcacagactaaattgaactggctgtcagctttacccattgctctcatgtctattcgttcttctgtcaacaggatctcaggctttacaccttttgaattgcttacaggtcgtcaatttccaggcccaaccacggcgttgagagaggacagcgtgcagccattgtcacatactgtgtattttgataaactaacagctctgattcgaaccttttcccatcaggtaaCTCCTGTACCAGCACAACCGGAGGAACTGCCATCTCCAGTCACGACAGACTGGGTCAGGACGAGAACATTCCGTAGAAAGTGGAGTGAACCACGTTGGTCTCAACCTCTATGTGTAACATCTCGCACCTCACACTGTGTGCAACTACAAGGGAAGGGAGGTacttggttccatttaacatcctgtgtagcttgtgaccccccttctaggtctcttgctgacactggtttggacctgaggactcaggtccaagagagggaggatacagagagtgacggtaaaacagacactgaaattgccactggacaataccaacagctccaaattatacacaaaacaggcgatattttcacaagcccacacacagaaccattaGCTCATTGTGTAAGTGCTGATTGTGCATACGGGGCAG GTATTGCAAAGCAGTTTAAGGAAAAATTTGGAGTGGAGAAAGTAAGGTGTCAACATGAAAAACCGGGTGAGTGTGCAGTAACCCAGGAGGGAGACAGGACTGTGTTTCACCTAATAACTAAAGAACAATGTACTGATTTACCAACATGTGATTGTTTCACAGAGGGCCTGAAAGGCATGAGAGATTGGTGTGTGGCTAGTAGAGTGGGAGGTGTCTCGGTGCCCCGGCTGGGGTGTGGTCTAGATAAACTAGACTTcaagaaagtgcaaaagattctgagtgaagtgTTCACGGATGTGGACATGCAAGTGGccatttattccttataa
- the LOC130558701 gene encoding gastrula zinc finger protein XlCGF8.2DB-like yields the protein MMECVILKSDEESCTMRDEDTEKQRDLMRGTEEGQEQHEKEDEHQHHDLKTKESSFSWSQTDENSPLYRAEEKQVFSCHLCCKTFSQKGRLTHHLKTHAREPYTCPGQSFLQKVDLNLRIKTHAGERPYSCPQCEKTYRYKKNLNKHVLSHIGKRPFTCPKCGKTYTNQGNLNQHLVSQNCERPLTCLQCGKSFSQNSFLITHMKIHTGEKPFTCPQCGKSFLNRGGLKTHIRIHTGEKPFPCHLCDKSFTHAQSLKHHLMIHSNERPFSCDQCDKKFIALALLKRHQKTHTVSKVVHALCLDFSDSQIPSAAP from the exons ATGATGGAGTGTGTTATATTGAAGAGTGATGAAGAATCGTGCACAATGAGAGATGAGGATACTGAGAAACAAAGAG ATCTGATGAGAGGGACCGAGGAAGGTCAAGAACAACATGAAAAGGAGGATGAACATCAGCACCACGATTTAAAAACGAAAGAAAGTTCTTTCAGCTGGTCACAAACTGATGAGAATTCCCCTCTTTATAGAGCTgaagaaaaacaagtattttcATGCCATCTTTGCTGTAAGACTTTCTCACAAAAAGGGCGCCTAACACATCATTTGAAGACTCACGCAAGAGAGCCTTACACCTGCCCTGGACAGAGCTTTTTACAAAAAGTGGATCTTAATCTTCGCATAAAGACTCATGCTGGAGAGAGGCCATACtcatgtcctcagtgtgaaaAAACTTACAGATATAAAAAGAACCTTAACAAACATGTATTAAGTCACATTGGTAAAAGACCCTTCACATGCCCTAAGTGTGGAAAAACCTACACAAATCAAGGGAACCTTAACCAACATTTAGTAAGTCAAAACTGTGAGAGGCCCTTAACATGCCTACAGTGTGGTAAGAGTTTTTCACAAAATTCTTTTCTCATTACTCACATGAagattcacactggagagaaacctttcaCGTGCCCTCAGTGTGGTAAGAGTTTTCTAAACCGAGGAGGGCTTAAGACTCACATACGAATCCATACAGGTGAGAAGCCTTTCCCGTGCCATCTGTGTGATAAGAGtttcacacatgcacaaagTCTCAAACATCATCTGATGATTCACTCGAATGAAAGGCCGTTTAGCTGCGATCAGTGCGATAAAAAGTTTATTGCCCTGGCGCTTCTAAAGAGACACCAGAAGACTCATACAGTGTCAAAGGTGGTGCATGCTCTGTGCCTGGATTTTTCTGACAGCCAGATCCCTTCGGCAGCACCATAA